Proteins from a genomic interval of Treponema primitia ZAS-1:
- a CDS encoding aspartyl protease family protein gives MVGTVYEEITLKNLGDVSAVERGHLAEPEIREMTVRSVVDTGAETLVISEAVQKELGLRTEH, from the coding sequence ATGGTGGGAACGGTGTATGAAGAAATCACCCTGAAAAACCTGGGTGATGTAAGTGCGGTTGAGCGTGGGCATCTGGCGGAACCGGAAATCCGGGAAATGACGGTACGGTCCGTCGTCGATACCGGGGCGGAGACCCTGGTTATCAGCGAAGCGGTGCAGAAAGAGCTGGGCCTGCGGACGGAACACC